Within the Gracilinema caldarium DSM 7334 genome, the region CCGGTCAGCGTACCGGCAGACATATCACTTTGGGAAGCCCTTGAACGAATGGAACGGGAATCCCTTAAGGTGCTCCCGATTGTTAACCAGGATGGGACCTACAAAAGTCTCCTCCATTACAATGCCTTTGCAAAATACATACTGCAAAAAATAAATCCCCATAAAAAATCCGCTATTCCTACATCCATCAACCTCCTGATCAATACCTTGCGAGCCCAGCCAATCACCGTATTTGATGAGACCGAGGTACGTAAGTCCCTCATTGTGGTAGCCGGTTCTACAGAGGAAACCTTTCGAGCCCATCTATCTGCGGAAATGCCTGAAAATGCCCTGGTTATCGTGGGAGACAGAAAGGAAATACAGCGTTTCTGTATCGAAAAACATGTCAGGGCTCTGGTAATTACCAATGGGATTACCCTGGAAAAGGATATTATAGAACTGGCAGAACAAAATCGGGTCTCTATTATTATCAGCCCCTTTGATACTAGCTCCACATCTTTACTTATCATCTATTCCACCCCGGTAGGTTTTATGGGCGATGAGACCATTCAGCCGGTAAACCTGAGAGACCCGGTACGAAAGATCCGGCAGAGTCTTTCCCAGTCCGCGTCCCGCTGTCTCCCCGTGGTGGATGATGAAAACCATATAGCAGGGGTCATATCTGAAGGGGATCTGATTAAAGAGTCGAATCTGGAGGTTATTATGGTTGATCATAATGAACCCACCCAGGCAATAGAAGGTATAGAAAACTATAAAATACTGGAAGTGATCGACCATCACCGGCTGGGAAATCTTTCTACCCGATACCCCATCACGTTCATCAACAAGGTTGTAGGCGCTACGAGTACCATCATAACCAACCTGTACCGGGAACAACGGGTTCCTTTAGACCGACCAACCGCATCAATCTTACTGTGCGGCATCCTGGCTGATACGCTGGTACTCCAATCCGCCACTACCACCGATATAGACCGGGAAGCGGCGGAATACCTGGCATCTATAACCGGGCTGGAAATTCCCCAGCTCGGCAGAGAATTGATGAGTGCCGCAAGCCAGATTAATAACCGGCCCGCAGAAGAACTGGTTCGTATGGATATGAAAGAATACCAGGAACAGGGGGCCCATTTTACCGTGAGCCAGGTCGAAACCGATACACCAGAAGAATTGGTGGCTCGAAAGGATGAAATTTTAGCAGAACTGAACACGGTTAAACATGCGGGCAAACGACTCTTTAGTGCCCTCATGGTAACCGATGTAACCGAACTGACCTCTATTCTTTTTGTAGAGGGAGAAAAGAACTTTGTTGCCCAGCTCAGTTTTCCCAAATTAGAAGAAGGGGTATATATGCTTAAGGATATCGTCTCCCGTAAGAAACAACTTATGCCCTTATTGGCAGAACTTGTGGAAAATACGCAATAATGATTGACTCTATATTTATCGATATATACAATAGAGAGCATGAACACTATTGAAATATATGGTTACGCCGCCCAGGAAATCTGTTCAGGCTGTGAAGGGCATTGTGGTGATGGGGCTTGTCAGCCCGGTATAAAAAAAACTACAGAGACTCTAGTAGAGGAATTTACCTACCTGCTTAAGAAGGCGGGTATTCCGGCAGAGACCTATTTTTATGAAGCAACAAATGAAAATTTGGTCCGCAATGCGGATGTACACCGGGTTCTTTCCATGGCTGATCTTGCACCAGCCATTGTATTAAACGGTAAACTGCTCTTTTTTGGTGGATTCTCACCTGAAGGTCTTGTCGAAGAAGTAAAAAAACGGATTAATTATTAATGAGGGAATTAAAAGGACCCCTTCTCTTTAAACATTTTTATCTATACTAACTAACAAAATAAGTAAGCCTCAGGGGGTTATCCTATAAGGAGTACCCCTTAAAGGCTTTAGCAGCATCGAAAGGGCATTTAACGTTTTTGTTCAGGTGGTGAAAGAGCTTCAAACAGATTAAGGCCCCCAGGAAGGGCAAATTCATCTCCGTCTTGGGCTCCTGCATTACGGGCAATGCGAAAACCCACAGAATTAACCTTAAATGTCGGCACATTCCAGTAACGGTATGTCGTTCGGAGCAGTTTTTCCGGAGTAAACCAGGAACCGCCCCGAAGTACTTTTTGACCAGTTTGGTTTTGAGATCCATCTGGATTGACTACTTCTTCCTTTGGATAAGCTCCGTACCAGTCCCAGCACCATTCCCATACATTGCCACTCATATCGTAAAGGCCTAATGCATTGGGGGCTTTCTGAGCTACAGGTTTTGTACTTTTACCACTATTCGTCTCATACCAGCCTACAGAAGCAGCTGAGCTGTCAGTACCAGCATAAGGGGCCTTACTAAGGGGCTCATCGGTAATTGCACCTATTTGACCTCCCCGGGCAGCGTATTCCCATTCAGCCTCTGTGGGCAACCGATATCCATTTGCAGTCTTGTCCCATTCAACCTTAGTACCATCAATTTTATATGTGGGTATAAGCCCTTCCTTAAGACTTAAAGTATTACAAAATTGTATTGCATCATACCAAGAGACATATTCAACAGGACGATCCTTTCCCGGGAATTTCGAAGGGTTTGTACCCATAACCTCTTGCCATTGGGCTTGGGTAATTTCAGTATTGGAAATATAAAAAGAATTGACTGTAGTTTTATGTGGTCGTTCATTGGCGGAATAGGGCGCTTCATTACTGCCCTGCCAGAAGGTCCCCCCTTTCACAAAAATCATATTCAACGTTTGAGCTGCAAGACGAACTGGTACCAAACAAATAAAAAAAAGTACCATGACACGTAAGTAGATTTTATATTTAAGTAACACCATCCATTCATATCCTTTTCATGACATTTCGAGCTATAACCATTACTGAAGCCCTTGGTTACATTAAAATATCTTCCACTTTATAAATCTGAACGTTGTTCGACCACCCGGCTGATGAGGCCATACTTAACCGCTTCGTCAGCATTCATCCAGAAATCCCGGTCCGTATCCTTTTCTACCTGTACAAATTTCTGACCGGTCTCCTGGGAAATAAGCCGGTTGATCTTTTCCCGCAATTTTTCCAATTCCCGGGCATGAATTTCAATATCTGTAGCTACACCACGAATACCGGAAAGGGGTTGATGAATGAGATAATGGCTGTTTGGGAGCCCAATCCGCCGTTCCTTGGGAGCTGCAAGGAGAATTATTGCAGCAGCACTAGCTACAAGTCCCATACCGATGGTCCAGACAGGGGGCTTAACAAAACGGATCATGTCAAAAATGGCATACCCAGCATCTGCATCTCCGCCAGGTGAATCAATAAAGATCTTGATCGGATCATCACTCATATCTTCCAACAATAAAAGCTGGCGAATGGTTCTTTCTGCCAGTTCCTTATTAATTTCACCGGAAAGAAGTATCGTTCGTGTTTTTAACATCTTCCCAACGAGCGGATCAGGACCACCCTGAGGAACAGACTCTTTTTCTTCGGGCTCATCTTCACCTTCGTTACGGCGAATATATTCACTATATAAAGACTTCATAGGTTTCTCCTACAATTTTTTGGTACTTACAATATACGCGGATACGATAAAAGGGTCAATCAAATGCGGACTTCTAAAAACTTCAGTTCCTTAAGGTGCCCCTGAATATTGAACATTTTTTAATTTCTTTTCGCCAAAAAATTATCGTATTTCAGGTTGACTATATATATTATATTTGATATATTCAACATACAATATCATTCCCATGGAGGAACCTATGCCAGAAAAGGCTAAAAAAATAGTGATTATTGGCGGTGTGGCTGCTGGGGCTACAGCGGCAGCCCGACTTCGCAGGCTGGACGAATCTGCGGAAATAATTCTCCTTGAACGGGGCCCCTATGTTTCCTTTGCAAACTGCGGCCTTCCCTATCATATTGGCGGAACAATTGAGAAACGGAGCAAACTGCTCCTACAGACTCCTGAGGGTTTTTTCAGCAGATATCGAGTCCAGGTTATGTTGAACACCGAAGCTGTCGAAATTGACCGGCAGAAAAAAACTGTCACGGTGCGTAACAACAAGTCCCCAGATCCTAATCAGGCCCTTAGCACCATAGAGTATGATGGACTTATCCTTGCTCAGGGCGGTACTCCGGTTATTCCGCCTCTCCCTGGGGTTGACCAGACTCATGTGTTTAAGCTCTGGACCATTCCCGACATGGATGCCATTAACAAATACATAAAAGAGCACAATCCGAAACATGTGATCGTAGTAGGGGGTGGCTTTATCGGCCTTGAAACCGCAGAAGCCTTTGTTGAACGGGGACTCTTGGTAACCATCGTTGAACTTACCGACCACCTGATGCCCCCCATGGATGCTGTGTATGGCAAACGGATACAGGAACGCTTCGAAGCCGCAGGAGCTCTAGTCCTGGTCCAGAAGGGAGTGCAGAGTATTCAGAAGGATAGTGTTACTTTAAATGATGGCAGTACTATTCCGGCAGACATGGTACTCCTTTCCGTAGGGGTACGGCCAAATACGGAGCTCGCAAAAAAAGCAGGTCTTGAAATCGGAGCAACCGGAGCTCTCGTTGTTGATGAATATCTCAGGACTCAGGATCCCTTTATCTGGGCTGCAGGCGACATGATAGAGGTGGTTTCCCGGGTATCGGGGGCCAAGGTTCGGATTCCTCTGGCAGGTCCGGCAAACCGGCAGGGCCGTATTGCAGCGACCAACCTTCTAGCAGCCCTGGCTGAACAGCGGAGAGAAGCCGGACCGGCGCCCCTCAAGTACCGCGGAGCCATCGGGACCTCAGTGGTTAAGATTTTTGATGAGACCGCAGCCAGTACGGGATTTTCCCTTGCCGCAGCCCGCAGGGCCGGTTTGGATGCCCGGGAAACCACCATTCTCAAGGCCCATCATGCAACATATTATCCGGGGGATCAGGACCTCCTGTTAACCCTGGTCTATGAGGCAAAGACGGGAAAACTGCTCGGCGCCCAGGCTTATGGTAAGGAAGGTGTAGAGAAACGGATTGATGCAGCAGCGGTCGCAATTTATGCAGGGCTGACAGTTGAAAACCTTACGGAGATCGATTTTGCCTATGCACCGCCCTACTCTTCCGCCAATGATCCCCTGAACATGGCCGCCTTTACGGCAGTGAATACCATGACCGGCTACAGCCCTCAAATTTCTGCTGATGAACTGCCTTTGGATGGTTCAGTACAGATCCTCGATGTCCGGACCTATGGCGAATATGCCCATGGTCACCTGGCTGCGGCTATCCATATTCCCCTGGACGAACTGCGGGATCGATTGGATGAGCTATCCAAAGATAAACCGGTTCGGATCATTTCAAAAGGTGGTTTCGAAGGGCATTTAGCGAACCGGGTTCTGAAGCAGCTGGGTTACCAGGATGTTGCATATATAAGCGGTGGCTGGGCCACTCTCAGACTGAGAAAGGGTCTCAATATTGAAGCATAAGGAAGGAAGAGGAAGATGGCAGGAAATTTAGTAGAAGAAAAAATCAAAGTTGGAGCTCTGGTGGTAGATGTCCGTACAGAAGATGAATTTATGGATGAGGCTTTTCCCGGGGCGATTAACATTCCCGTGGGCGAACTGCAGGTTCGAATGAAAGAACTGGAACCCAAGGATCGACCTCTGGTTCTCTATTGTGCTTCCGGAGCCCGCAGTGCCCTGGCGGCCCGAATTCTAAAAGCCGCAGGCTGGACCGACGTCATTAACGCTGGCGGCCTCTGGGATATGCCCGGGTATTAATGATATACTGCAGGTACTATGAACCTGCTCTATGCTTTTTATGAACGAAGGGCCCTGAATGCCTTTGTGGAAAATGATTTCCCAAAAGCCAGGGATCTGTTCAACAAAATGCTCAAGAAATGGCCCCAGCGTATTGGCATCCGCCACAACCTGGGGCTTGTGTATGTTGCCCTCAGGGATTTTCAAGCTGCAGAAACCTGTTTTCTGAAAGACTTAGAGGACTACGGAGAATCAGTAAGCAGGCATCGAGCGTTGGGAGATCTTTATTTTTCCTGGGGAAAGGCAAGTGAATCGGCCCAGCATTACGAAAAAGCCCTTGCTTTAGCCCGTGCAGAAAACCGAGGTTCCAGATCCGAGATATCGCCGGATATCAATTTTATGCAGCGGCGCATTGCTCTTTGTAACAATGAAGAGGCTTTCCGGAAAGCCATGGAAGGAGAAGCGGCCCTGCAACGAGGTCTTGCAGCCCAGCAGCATAAAGACTGGGAGCTGGCTTACAGGGAATTTAAGACCGCAGCCGAAGCTGACCCGACCAACTTCCCCGCCTGGAATAACCGGGGGTCAATTGCAATGAATATGTACAAAGATATTGATGAAGCGAAGCGCTGCTTTGCCGAAGCCGCCAAACTGAGCGCGGCTCCGGCAATAATGCAAAACCTGTTATTGGTTACGAAAGGCCGGTAATTTTACCCGATTCATCAATATCAATTCCCATAAAGGCGGGCTTACTGGGAAGACCAGGCATGGTCGTCATATCACCGCAGAGAGGATAAACAAAGCCCGCTCCTGCGGCAAGCCGAACTTCCCGGATTGGGAGCCGCCAGCCCTTGGGGGCCCCTTTCAGGGCTGGATCATGGGAAAGGGAATACTGGGTTTTGGCCATGCAGATGGGTAAAGTCCCAAATCCATCGGCTTCGAGTTTTTCCAGAGTTTCCCGGCTTTCATCACTATAATCGACCCCATCAGCCCCATAGACATCCCGGGCAATAGTCTCGATCTTAGCAGTAAGACTCTGATTAAGTTCGTACAAATACTGAAATTGCTTTGGTGCTTCGCATGCCTTTTCAACTGCTTCAGCCAGATCCGCGGCCCCTTCTCCGCCCTGTTCCCAGTGATGGGTTACCACCGCTGCAAAGGCCCCTGCCTGTACTGCAGTTTCCCGTACCAGATCCCACTCAGCCTGGGTGTCCGTAGGAAAGGCATTAATGGCGACAACCGCAGGAATCCCAAAGCGCTTAACAATGCCGAGATGGGCGACCAGATTGGAAAGACCTCGGCGTAATAAGTCAAGATTTTCTTCTTTGTACTCATTGGGAAGGGGTTTCCCGGGAACCACCGCAGGGCCGCCTCCATGGGATTTTAACGCCCGGACCGTAGCCACCACCACGACCGCATCGGGAACAAGACCGCTGGTTCGGCACTTAATATCAAAGAATTTTTCCATTCCCATATCGGCACCAAAACCGCTTTCGGTTACCACATAGTCCGCATAGCGAACCGCAATCTGGTCAGCAATGACCGAAGAGTTGCCATGGGCAATATTGGCAAAAGGACCCGCATGAATAAAAGCAGGCTGGCCCTCCAGGGTTTGGAGCAGATTCGGCTTAATCGCGTCGCGAAGCAGGGCTGTCATTGCCCCGGCCACACCAAAATCTTCCGCAGTGAGCGGTTTTCCCTTCGTATCATGGGCAACTACCATCCGGCCAATCCGGGACCTGAGATCTCCCAGATCTGTAGCCAATGCAAGAATTGCCATGACTTCACTGGCTACAGAAATATCAAAGCGGCTTTGGCGCACCGGTC harbors:
- a CDS encoding tetratricopeptide repeat protein, with product MNLLYAFYERRALNAFVENDFPKARDLFNKMLKKWPQRIGIRHNLGLVYVALRDFQAAETCFLKDLEDYGESVSRHRALGDLYFSWGKASESAQHYEKALALARAENRGSRSEISPDINFMQRRIALCNNEEAFRKAMEGEAALQRGLAAQQHKDWELAYREFKTAAEADPTNFPAWNNRGSIAMNMYKDIDEAKRCFAEAAKLSAAPAIMQNLLLVTKGR
- a CDS encoding formate--tetrahydrofolate ligase; this translates as MAVSKRYPVPKDIEIAQEAQIEPILHIARKLGLPGSSVELFGNIKAKIDWKLGQSDLPKRARYIDVTAISPTPLGEGKTTTTVGLVQGLGYRGHRAVATLRQPSMGPTFGIKGGAAGGGYSQVIPMEDINLHLTGDIHAVSAAHNLCAAAIDARLYHESRWSDAYFEKLGLQKLNIDPYRVGIGRVVDMNDRVLRHIITGLGDREDGPVRQSRFDISVASEVMAILALATDLGDLRSRIGRMVVAHDTKGKPLTAEDFGVAGAMTALLRDAIKPNLLQTLEGQPAFIHAGPFANIAHGNSSVIADQIAVRYADYVVTESGFGADMGMEKFFDIKCRTSGLVPDAVVVVATVRALKSHGGGPAVVPGKPLPNEYKEENLDLLRRGLSNLVAHLGIVKRFGIPAVVAINAFPTDTQAEWDLVRETAVQAGAFAAVVTHHWEQGGEGAADLAEAVEKACEAPKQFQYLYELNQSLTAKIETIARDVYGADGVDYSDESRETLEKLEADGFGTLPICMAKTQYSLSHDPALKGAPKGWRLPIREVRLAAGAGFVYPLCGDMTTMPGLPSKPAFMGIDIDESGKITGLS
- a CDS encoding FAD-dependent oxidoreductase, encoding MPEKAKKIVIIGGVAAGATAAARLRRLDESAEIILLERGPYVSFANCGLPYHIGGTIEKRSKLLLQTPEGFFSRYRVQVMLNTEAVEIDRQKKTVTVRNNKSPDPNQALSTIEYDGLILAQGGTPVIPPLPGVDQTHVFKLWTIPDMDAINKYIKEHNPKHVIVVGGGFIGLETAEAFVERGLLVTIVELTDHLMPPMDAVYGKRIQERFEAAGALVLVQKGVQSIQKDSVTLNDGSTIPADMVLLSVGVRPNTELAKKAGLEIGATGALVVDEYLRTQDPFIWAAGDMIEVVSRVSGAKVRIPLAGPANRQGRIAATNLLAALAEQRREAGPAPLKYRGAIGTSVVKIFDETAASTGFSLAAARRAGLDARETTILKAHHATYYPGDQDLLLTLVYEAKTGKLLGAQAYGKEGVEKRIDAAAVAIYAGLTVENLTEIDFAYAPPYSSANDPLNMAAFTAVNTMTGYSPQISADELPLDGSVQILDVRTYGEYAHGHLAAAIHIPLDELRDRLDELSKDKPVRIISKGGFEGHLANRVLKQLGYQDVAYISGGWATLRLRKGLNIEA
- a CDS encoding formylglycine-generating enzyme family protein gives rise to the protein MVLLKYKIYLRVMVLFFICLVPVRLAAQTLNMIFVKGGTFWQGSNEAPYSANERPHKTTVNSFYISNTEITQAQWQEVMGTNPSKFPGKDRPVEYVSWYDAIQFCNTLSLKEGLIPTYKIDGTKVEWDKTANGYRLPTEAEWEYAARGGQIGAITDEPLSKAPYAGTDSSAASVGWYETNSGKSTKPVAQKAPNALGLYDMSGNVWEWCWDWYGAYPKEEVVNPDGSQNQTGQKVLRGGSWFTPEKLLRTTYRYWNVPTFKVNSVGFRIARNAGAQDGDEFALPGGLNLFEALSPPEQKR
- a CDS encoding putative manganese-dependent inorganic diphosphatase; the protein is MDKLVYVIGHRNPDTDSVVSAAAYARLKVLQGMHYCRAGRAGKINPQTEYIFNRFAVPVPEFIPDLVPKVAYYLNDSPVSVPADISLWEALERMERESLKVLPIVNQDGTYKSLLHYNAFAKYILQKINPHKKSAIPTSINLLINTLRAQPITVFDETEVRKSLIVVAGSTEETFRAHLSAEMPENALVIVGDRKEIQRFCIEKHVRALVITNGITLEKDIIELAEQNRVSIIISPFDTSSTSLLIIYSTPVGFMGDETIQPVNLRDPVRKIRQSLSQSASRCLPVVDDENHIAGVISEGDLIKESNLEVIMVDHNEPTQAIEGIENYKILEVIDHHRLGNLSTRYPITFINKVVGATSTIITNLYREQRVPLDRPTASILLCGILADTLVLQSATTTDIDREAAEYLASITGLEIPQLGRELMSAASQINNRPAEELVRMDMKEYQEQGAHFTVSQVETDTPEELVARKDEILAELNTVKHAGKRLFSALMVTDVTELTSILFVEGEKNFVAQLSFPKLEEGVYMLKDIVSRKKQLMPLLAELVENTQ
- a CDS encoding ATP-dependent Clp protease proteolytic subunit, with the protein product MKSLYSEYIRRNEGEDEPEEKESVPQGGPDPLVGKMLKTRTILLSGEINKELAERTIRQLLLLEDMSDDPIKIFIDSPGGDADAGYAIFDMIRFVKPPVWTIGMGLVASAAAIILLAAPKERRIGLPNSHYLIHQPLSGIRGVATDIEIHARELEKLREKINRLISQETGQKFVQVEKDTDRDFWMNADEAVKYGLISRVVEQRSDL
- a CDS encoding rhodanese-like domain-containing protein — translated: MAGNLVEEKIKVGALVVDVRTEDEFMDEAFPGAINIPVGELQVRMKELEPKDRPLVLYCASGARSALAARILKAAGWTDVINAGGLWDMPGY